The following are from one region of the Lytechinus variegatus isolate NC3 chromosome 4, Lvar_3.0, whole genome shotgun sequence genome:
- the LOC121413379 gene encoding protein transport protein sec31-like yields MMSSGNLPPNAYQSLSSRVMRIPMRHTFTLDQKRILMKYFEQGMVGQSLMYQEKIQQCAQEASLEFDVVRNWIGNQRRKRRLEEVQRACMQNYIDQVPPGESNEGIPPTKIQTLTMAPPRQTQMLFLPHMAKQHGPGTTPPQQPLPSGTPVEGAVHSSEAPPNPQHSEANQAQINQMALTQLVPTNQNVQQPSPQVQTQPPHTSPCLPNRSIPPYLQGQSTVYPPVTANDGMQANSMPPQSTPPVQAPTSQRSNHSSPLGSVSSPVMSAASMQDEEIGFHQTPIRGFYPGPRGPRMMPGGAVPMPGHPQQRMSPPSFTVYPSVKMMPPPKESPEMRHHEIRRIVEQIQMNLDRLEQLGCESLLATVSTPDRSAYVCGTPIALQYFSKVNKDHPMAEYIHKQVSSDGDFDPDGLDGDSPNADDVGLDEQGVKLESEGKQNDKHETPMGIGQPVQERVKLNPELTNEEEDDMDMIGDGDGIIKAGEEIYIVNKDRMVIGTGMLYPRPHDKMTFKNSPEYPE; encoded by the exons ATGATGTCTTCCGGAAATTTGCCTCCCAACGCTTACCAATCTTTATCGTCGAGAGTGATGAGG ATTCCGATGCGACATACGTTCACACTAGACCAGAAACGGATCCTGATGAAATACTTTGAACAGGGAATGGTTGGACAAAGTCTCATGTATCAAGAGAAGATCCAGCAGTGTGCACAGGAGGCTTCGCTAGAATTCGATGTCGTTAGG AACTGGATCGGGAACCAGCGGAGAAAACGTCGATTGGAAGAAGTTCAAAGAGCATGCATGCAGAATTACATCGACCAGGTTCCTCCAGGCGAAAGTAATGAAGGAATACCACCTACCAAAATACAAACCTTGACCATGGCACCACCCCGCCAAACTCAGATGCTCTTCTTACCACACATGGCAAAGCAACACGGACCCGGTACGACACCGCCTCAACAGCCACTTCCTAGTGGGACACCCGTTGAGGGCGCTGTCCATAGTTCAGAGGCACCACCCAATCCACAACACAGTGAAGCCAACCAAGCACAGATAAATCAAATGGCGCTAACGCAATTGGTACCAACGAACCAGAACGTCCAGCAACCTTCACCACAGGTACAGACCCAGCCACCCCATACGTCTCCATGCTTGCCAAATCGTTCGATTCCACCGTATCTTCAAGGACAATCCACTGTTTACCCACCAGTAACGGCAAACGATGGCATGCAGGCGAATAGCATGCCACCTCAATCAACACCTCCAGTTCAAGCCCCCACATCACAGAGATCCAACCATTCTTCCCCGCTTGGATCTGTGTCATCTCCTGTCATGTCGGCGGCGTCAatgcaggatgaagaaattgggTTCCATCAGACCCCCATCCGAGGGTTCTACCCTGGTCCCAGGGGACCAAGAATGATGCCAGGAGGTGCAGTTCCGATGCCAGGGCATCCGCAACAGAGAATGTCACCTCCAAGCTTTACCGTCTACCCGTCAGTCAAGATGATGCCTCCTCCAAAGGAATCACCAGAAATGAGGCACCATGAAATAAGACGAATCGTGGAGCAGATTCAAATGAAT TTGGATCGCTTGGAACAACTTGGCTGTGAGTCTCTCCTCGCGACAGTGTCCACGCCTGATCGCTCAGCGTATGTCTGCGGCACCCCTATAGCCCTCCAATACTTCTCTAAAGTCAACAAGGATCACCCAATGGCTGAGTATATCCACAAGCAGGTATCATCCGATGGGGACTTTGACCCAGACGGTCTCGACGGTGACAGCCCGAACGCAGATGACGTGGGCTTGGATGAGCAGGGAGTAAAATTGGAGAGTGAGGGAAAGCAGAATGATAAACATGAGACGCCCATGGGGATTGGCCAGCCAGTACAAGAGCGGGTGAAGCTGAACCCAGAACTGAccaatgaggaggaggatgacaTGGACATGATTGGGGATGGAGATGGGATAATAAAAGCAG GTGAGGAGATTTATATCGTTAATAAAGATCGGATGGTGATTGGAACAGGGATGCTCTATCCCAGACCTCATGATAAGATGACCTTTAAGAACTCACCTGAATATCCAGAATAG